A window from Sphingobacterium hotanense encodes these proteins:
- the nagA gene encoding N-acetylglucosamine-6-phosphate deacetylase → MNQNLALCNGRIFTEYQVLDNHAVLISRDRILAIVPSDEIPSDFEVIDVQGGNICPGLIDLQIYGTGNDLFSAELTVESLSKIDQNLLKQGCTSYMPTLATNKLAVFKTAIDVFRQVQSKVALGLHLEGPFLNPAKRGAHPEELIIKATKPILEDLLQGQDVVKIMTIAAELMDQECIDYLQEQGVRLTLGHSTATYQQATSAFNKGIGMVTHLWNAMSPFHHREVGIPGAAFSHASVAASIIVDGIHVDYEAVRLSKELMGERLFLITDAVAACNKGVYQHVLNGDHYVMPDGTLSGSALSLLQAVKNCVQHVGVDLSEALRMATLYPARQIARDDIGNLRTHSLANILVFDSEYRVQQVVFEGKRII, encoded by the coding sequence ATGAATCAAAACCTAGCCCTTTGTAATGGCCGTATCTTTACGGAATATCAGGTCTTAGATAACCACGCCGTACTCATTAGTAGGGATCGGATCCTAGCAATCGTACCGTCTGACGAAATTCCCAGTGATTTTGAAGTAATCGATGTGCAAGGTGGCAACATCTGCCCCGGTCTTATCGACCTACAGATTTATGGTACAGGCAATGACCTATTTTCTGCCGAGTTGACCGTGGAGTCGCTTTCGAAAATAGATCAGAACTTACTGAAGCAGGGCTGTACATCCTACATGCCGACACTGGCGACCAATAAATTAGCAGTATTTAAAACTGCTATCGATGTGTTTCGCCAAGTGCAATCTAAAGTTGCCTTAGGCTTGCATTTGGAAGGACCCTTTTTAAATCCTGCTAAACGCGGTGCCCATCCGGAAGAACTCATTATCAAAGCAACGAAGCCTATATTAGAAGATTTATTACAGGGTCAAGATGTGGTCAAAATTATGACCATTGCGGCGGAATTAATGGATCAGGAATGCATAGATTACCTTCAGGAGCAAGGAGTCCGCTTAACACTTGGACATAGCACCGCTACCTATCAACAAGCGACCTCGGCCTTTAATAAAGGTATAGGGATGGTGACCCATTTGTGGAATGCCATGTCGCCGTTTCATCATCGCGAAGTAGGAATTCCAGGTGCCGCATTCTCGCATGCTTCCGTAGCGGCTTCCATCATCGTTGATGGCATACATGTGGATTATGAAGCCGTTCGGCTCAGCAAAGAATTGATGGGGGAGCGTCTATTTTTAATTACCGACGCCGTAGCTGCCTGCAATAAAGGAGTCTATCAACATGTGCTAAACGGCGATCATTACGTCATGCCTGATGGAACACTTTCAGGTTCCGCATTGTCTTTATTACAGGCGGTAAAGAACTGTGTGCAGCATGTCGGCGTCGACCTTTCGGAAGCTCTCCGCATGGCAACGCTTTATCCGGCACGCCAAATTGCGCGTGACGATATCGGGAATTTGAGAACCCATAGTCTCGCGAATATCCTTGTTTTTGATTCAGAATATCGCGTGCAACAAGTTGTTTTTGAGGGCAAAAGAATTATTTAA
- a CDS encoding SusC/RagA family TonB-linked outer membrane protein: protein MRRLLLFSLALGLTMPSYASFAEASTASNLRKNASWTNASSVLQNTVQGTVSGADGPIAGATVTVIGTSTTTATDGNGKFTITAPVGSKLRISFVGYDSKEVTVAGNTVNVTLEGAADVLDEVVVVGYGTQRKEHLTGAVSSINVEEVMGSRPIPDAGRGMQGTIPGLSVVIPSGEVGSDPVMKIRGQVASIKGSANPLILVDNVEIPSINMVNPNDIESISVLKDAASSSIYGAKAAFGVILITTKKGAKGDSHNVTYSNNLSLQSPMKPIEIAGIDGLEYTLEAHENMQAAGPAGGFWRVNRESFEKIKEWQQKWGGIVNDHDPVLYGRDWYFEGGEKYGLRLYDPASVMIKDNAFSHLHNLGLNGKSGNTTYNMSVGYLGQQGMMKPANDDDFTRYNATANISTKVNDILTLRGGAMYSDGTKRYPNSATGFGSDPWLYLYRWSRLFPIGAQEHGTDVRDPYFDTKNAHTAEKINRYLNLNLGTTIDIMDGWDLKMDYAYSTQNSGDRSSMPTFRGAWHWYAPVAWNDANGNQVYVDENGIPTDNGGMLAYRFPVETYITKEQSNIYRRSYFSKKHTFNAFTTYNKVIADKHEVKFMLGTNMVANKWEDSWARRTNLINEENPQFPFATGIQESGGDTDWDSQVGFFGRANYTFANKYLLEANLRYDGTSKFPTHLQWKWYPSFSAGWILSNERFMESLNPVLSFAKLRGSWGSIGDQSVNNDLYVPTMPVSQNNWLNGEALKYYYLSTPRSVRRSLSWQNIEHSNIGADLRFFNKLGLTFEWFQRSTKDMIVAGEVPPATFGQATSPEGNFGNLRTRGWEIALDYSHRFDNGLRLSANANLADAITIVTKGADWATTWENRLLNNNSFSTGRRYGDIYGYVTDRLYQKEDFLYDADGNHQKVTIVHEGVSKVTNQLAGDNPVYQTFFEDGNGIMIMSPGDVKFVDVNGDGYITNGDNTNGNPGDRVVIGNSTPRYEYGFRLGADWKGFDLSVFLQGVGKREIWGSGQLAIPGYHVKDGAMPQAIAEDFWKEDRTDAFYPRAWNLGGADEGYVMRPQTRYLLDMSYFKIKNITFGYAVSENVLNRIHLKNARIYVSLENFFTFDNLRGLPIDPETISGNSMLRTDGNYNLGRTGAGTPSFKSASLGIQIGL, encoded by the coding sequence ATGCGAAGACTTCTACTCTTTTCTCTCGCTCTAGGCTTAACTATGCCGTCCTACGCTTCATTTGCTGAGGCCTCGACTGCAAGTAACCTTAGAAAAAATGCAAGCTGGACGAATGCTTCCTCAGTTCTACAAAATACGGTCCAAGGAACCGTATCTGGCGCTGATGGACCAATCGCTGGTGCAACAGTAACAGTTATCGGTACATCAACGACAACTGCTACAGATGGCAACGGTAAATTTACGATCACAGCACCGGTAGGCTCTAAATTGAGAATCTCTTTTGTGGGTTATGACTCCAAGGAGGTTACAGTTGCCGGAAATACGGTAAACGTGACTTTGGAAGGCGCAGCTGATGTGTTGGATGAAGTTGTGGTAGTAGGTTATGGTACGCAAAGAAAGGAACACTTAACAGGTGCCGTTTCTTCCATCAATGTGGAAGAAGTGATGGGTAGCCGCCCTATCCCCGACGCGGGTCGCGGTATGCAAGGTACTATACCGGGACTTTCTGTTGTTATTCCTTCTGGTGAGGTTGGTTCCGATCCGGTAATGAAAATCCGTGGTCAGGTAGCTTCCATCAAAGGGTCTGCGAATCCATTGATTTTAGTAGACAACGTAGAGATTCCAAGTATCAATATGGTAAACCCTAATGATATCGAATCCATCTCTGTATTAAAAGATGCGGCGTCTTCATCGATCTACGGTGCTAAGGCAGCATTTGGTGTGATCTTGATTACGACGAAAAAAGGCGCAAAAGGCGATTCGCACAATGTGACTTATTCGAATAACCTTTCTTTGCAATCTCCTATGAAACCTATTGAGATTGCAGGTATCGATGGTTTAGAATATACCTTAGAGGCGCATGAAAATATGCAAGCTGCCGGTCCTGCTGGTGGTTTCTGGCGTGTTAACCGTGAGAGCTTCGAAAAGATTAAAGAATGGCAACAAAAATGGGGCGGAATCGTGAATGATCATGACCCTGTTCTTTATGGCCGCGACTGGTATTTTGAAGGTGGTGAGAAGTATGGTTTGCGTCTATATGACCCGGCAAGCGTAATGATTAAGGACAATGCGTTCTCGCATTTGCATAATCTAGGCTTGAACGGAAAAAGCGGAAACACAACGTATAACATGAGTGTTGGCTATCTAGGTCAACAAGGGATGATGAAGCCTGCGAATGACGATGATTTCACTAGGTATAACGCTACAGCAAATATCTCTACGAAGGTAAATGATATCCTTACACTTCGTGGTGGAGCCATGTATTCTGACGGAACCAAACGTTATCCAAACTCAGCGACAGGTTTTGGTTCTGACCCTTGGTTATATCTATACCGTTGGTCAAGATTATTCCCTATTGGTGCACAAGAACATGGCACCGATGTTCGTGACCCTTATTTCGACACAAAAAATGCACACACGGCGGAAAAAATCAATCGCTACTTAAACCTAAACTTAGGTACAACCATCGATATTATGGATGGTTGGGATCTGAAGATGGACTATGCTTACAGCACGCAGAATAGTGGAGATAGATCTTCTATGCCAACATTCAGAGGTGCTTGGCACTGGTATGCACCTGTTGCATGGAATGATGCAAACGGTAATCAAGTTTATGTAGATGAGAATGGTATTCCTACAGACAATGGGGGAATGCTAGCATATCGTTTTCCAGTAGAAACATATATTACGAAAGAGCAATCGAATATCTATCGTCGCTCGTATTTCTCTAAAAAACATACATTCAACGCATTTACGACCTATAACAAGGTTATTGCAGATAAGCATGAGGTTAAATTTATGTTGGGAACCAATATGGTTGCTAACAAATGGGAAGACTCGTGGGCGAGACGTACAAATTTAATCAATGAGGAAAATCCACAATTCCCGTTTGCTACCGGAATTCAAGAAAGTGGTGGTGACACCGATTGGGATTCTCAAGTTGGTTTCTTCGGACGTGCGAACTACACTTTTGCTAATAAGTATTTATTAGAGGCTAACCTTCGTTACGATGGTACGTCGAAATTCCCTACGCACCTGCAATGGAAATGGTATCCTTCCTTCTCAGCAGGATGGATCCTGTCCAACGAGCGTTTTATGGAAAGCCTAAACCCTGTATTAAGTTTTGCGAAATTGCGCGGTTCATGGGGTAGTATCGGTGACCAATCGGTTAATAACGATTTGTATGTACCGACAATGCCGGTTTCCCAGAATAACTGGCTCAATGGCGAGGCTTTAAAGTATTATTATTTAAGTACACCGAGATCAGTAAGAAGAAGTTTATCATGGCAAAATATTGAGCACTCAAATATTGGTGCTGACTTACGTTTCTTCAATAAGTTGGGTTTAACTTTTGAATGGTTTCAACGCTCAACGAAAGATATGATTGTTGCGGGAGAAGTTCCTCCGGCAACGTTTGGCCAAGCTACTTCTCCTGAAGGGAACTTTGGTAACCTAAGAACTAGAGGATGGGAAATTGCATTAGACTATTCACACAGATTTGATAACGGTCTAAGGCTTTCAGCTAATGCGAATTTAGCGGATGCGATTACAATTGTTACTAAAGGCGCAGACTGGGCAACAACTTGGGAAAATCGTTTATTAAATAATAATAGCTTTTCTACAGGAAGACGTTATGGTGATATCTATGGTTATGTAACGGATCGTTTATACCAAAAAGAAGACTTCTTGTACGACGCTGATGGTAATCATCAGAAAGTTACTATCGTACATGAAGGCGTATCGAAAGTAACCAATCAATTGGCTGGGGACAATCCGGTTTACCAAACCTTCTTTGAGGATGGTAATGGTATTATGATTATGAGCCCTGGTGATGTGAAATTTGTTGACGTAAATGGTGATGGATATATCACAAACGGTGATAATACCAATGGTAATCCTGGTGACCGCGTCGTAATCGGTAACTCAACGCCTCGTTACGAATATGGTTTCCGTTTAGGAGCAGACTGGAAAGGATTCGATTTATCGGTGTTCCTACAAGGTGTTGGAAAACGTGAGATCTGGGGTTCTGGTCAATTAGCTATTCCTGGCTATCATGTTAAGGATGGAGCGATGCCACAAGCAATTGCGGAAGATTTCTGGAAAGAAGATCGTACTGATGCGTTCTATCCTCGCGCTTGGAACTTGGGTGGAGCAGACGAAGGCTATGTAATGCGCCCTCAAACTCGTTATCTATTGGATATGTCATACTTCAAGATCAAGAATATCACATTTGGTTATGCAGTATCAGAAAATGTGTTGAATAGAATTCACTTAAAAAATGCACGTATCTACGTGTCATTAGAGAACTTCTTCACCTTTGATAACCTACGTGGTTTACCTATTGATCCAGAAACGATTTCTGGAAATAGCATGCTACGTACAGATGGTAACTATAACTTGGGTAGAACGGGTGCTGGTACACCGTCGTTCAAGTCCGCTTCTTTAGGTATTCAGATTGGTTTATAA
- the recG gene encoding ATP-dependent DNA helicase RecG has protein sequence MAELSLITPIEYLKGVGPQKADVLKKELQIFTIGDLLECYPFRYIDKTKFHKIRELHPDMVGAQVLGRLVSLQEVGEKKGKRLVAQFRDDTGVMELVWFQSLSWLKKSLSVGAPYVMYGKPTEFNGMLSVTHPEMELYQQKEKRIGNMSMQPVYSSTEKLKKFNLDSKGIQKLQEAALATVFRTLVDPLPAYIIEQHQLMPYAQALLSIHFPQNEQLMAAAIRRLKFEELFVIQLRLLRNKQLNTQKYRGHRFTAVGEKFNSFFKERLPFPLTNAQKRVIKEIRVDTNTGAQMNRLVQGDVGSGKTVVALMSMLLAIDNGFQACMMAPTEILATQHYNGLKELLGDDICNIKLLTGSTPTKARRVIHQELEDGTLDILIGTHALIEDKVKFKNIGFVVIDEQHRFGVEQRAKLWRKNTIPPHMLVMTATPIPRTLAMTMYGDLDISVIDELPAGRKPIKTVHFFENKRLRVFGFMREEIAKGRQIYIVYPLIKESEKMDLLYLEAGLEGLLREFPMPQYQISIVHGKMSVKDKDFEMQRFVKHQTQIMVATTVIEVGVNVPNASVMVIENSERFGLSQLHQLRGRVGRGAEQSYCILMSSNKLSKEGRTRLETMVRTNDGFEIAEVDLQLRGPGDISGTQQSGVLEMKIADLAKDQAILSEARNSVIQIFKDDPNLAAEKNHPLVQILNQRGSAISWDKIS, from the coding sequence ATGGCAGAATTATCGTTAATCACCCCTATTGAATATTTGAAAGGCGTTGGTCCGCAGAAGGCTGATGTGCTCAAGAAAGAGTTGCAGATATTTACTATTGGCGATCTGCTTGAATGCTACCCTTTTCGCTATATCGACAAGACTAAATTTCATAAAATCCGTGAATTACATCCTGATATGGTTGGTGCACAGGTGTTGGGGCGCTTGGTTTCTTTGCAGGAGGTTGGCGAAAAAAAAGGGAAACGCCTTGTTGCTCAGTTTAGAGATGATACAGGTGTAATGGAGTTAGTTTGGTTTCAAAGTCTATCCTGGTTGAAGAAAAGTCTGAGCGTGGGGGCGCCTTATGTTATGTATGGTAAACCCACAGAGTTCAATGGTATGCTGTCGGTTACCCATCCGGAGATGGAGCTGTATCAGCAGAAAGAGAAGCGCATCGGTAATATGAGCATGCAGCCTGTTTATTCTTCGACCGAAAAACTAAAGAAATTCAACTTGGATAGCAAAGGGATACAGAAATTGCAAGAAGCTGCTTTAGCTACTGTTTTCAGAACCCTAGTCGATCCTTTGCCGGCATACATTATAGAACAGCATCAATTGATGCCCTATGCGCAGGCCTTACTATCCATTCATTTCCCACAGAATGAACAGTTGATGGCTGCTGCCATCCGGCGGTTAAAGTTTGAAGAGCTTTTCGTCATTCAATTGCGCTTGCTTCGAAACAAACAGTTGAATACGCAGAAGTACCGGGGGCATCGTTTCACAGCGGTTGGCGAGAAATTCAACAGCTTCTTTAAAGAGCGACTTCCTTTTCCGTTGACCAATGCGCAAAAGCGCGTGATCAAGGAGATACGTGTTGATACGAATACAGGCGCACAGATGAATAGGTTGGTGCAGGGAGATGTGGGCTCCGGGAAGACGGTAGTTGCGTTGATGAGCATGCTGTTAGCTATAGACAATGGCTTCCAAGCCTGCATGATGGCACCGACAGAAATATTGGCTACACAGCATTATAACGGGCTTAAAGAACTTCTTGGCGATGATATTTGTAATATCAAATTGCTTACCGGCTCGACTCCTACCAAGGCTCGGAGAGTCATACACCAAGAGCTGGAGGATGGCACGTTGGATATTCTGATCGGTACGCATGCGTTAATCGAGGATAAGGTCAAGTTTAAGAATATAGGTTTTGTGGTTATCGATGAACAGCATCGCTTCGGTGTAGAACAGCGCGCCAAGCTATGGCGTAAGAATACTATTCCTCCACATATGTTGGTGATGACCGCGACGCCTATACCGCGCACTTTGGCCATGACAATGTATGGGGACTTGGATATTTCGGTTATTGATGAGTTGCCAGCAGGCAGAAAACCGATTAAGACAGTACACTTTTTTGAAAATAAAAGACTGCGCGTATTTGGATTCATGCGCGAAGAGATAGCCAAAGGACGACAGATCTATATCGTTTACCCCTTGATCAAGGAGTCGGAGAAGATGGATCTGCTATATTTGGAGGCTGGTTTGGAGGGCTTACTGCGGGAGTTTCCGATGCCTCAATACCAGATCAGTATTGTGCATGGAAAGATGAGCGTGAAGGACAAGGACTTTGAGATGCAACGATTTGTAAAGCATCAGACGCAGATTATGGTCGCGACGACGGTAATCGAGGTCGGTGTCAATGTGCCGAATGCGTCAGTAATGGTCATTGAAAATTCCGAGCGGTTCGGTCTTTCGCAATTGCACCAGTTGCGTGGTCGCGTAGGTCGTGGTGCGGAACAATCGTACTGTATCCTGATGTCGAGCAATAAGTTGAGCAAAGAAGGGAGAACAAGATTGGAAACGATGGTGCGTACGAACGATGGTTTTGAGATTGCGGAGGTCGATTTACAACTCCGCGGGCCGGGCGACATCTCCGGAACCCAGCAGTCTGGCGTATTGGAAATGAAGATCGCTGATTTAGCGAAAGACCAGGCTATCCTTTCAGAGGCTAGAAATTCGGTGATACAGATCTTCAAAGATGACCCTAACCTCGCTGCCGAGAAGAACCATCCTTTGGTACAGATCTTAAACCAAAGAGGCTCGGCGATTTCTTGGGACAAAATATCTTAA
- a CDS encoding RidA family protein, producing MSQKEILNTDKAPAAIGPYNQAIKADKTLYVSGQIPLIPETMELISTGVADEAHQVLKNVGAILKNAGYDFNDVVKTSIFLSSMDYFATVNEVYAEYFKENQPARECVAVKTLPKEVNVEISVIAWKA from the coding sequence ATGTCACAAAAAGAAATCTTAAATACCGACAAAGCCCCTGCAGCTATCGGTCCATACAATCAAGCGATTAAAGCAGACAAAACTTTATATGTTTCAGGTCAAATTCCCTTGATTCCGGAAACGATGGAATTGATCAGCACAGGCGTTGCTGATGAGGCACATCAGGTTTTGAAGAACGTTGGTGCTATCCTAAAAAATGCAGGTTATGATTTTAATGATGTGGTAAAGACCAGCATATTCTTGAGTAGCATGGACTACTTTGCTACAGTAAACGAAGTGTATGCAGAATACTTCAAAGAAAATCAACCCGCTAGAGAATGTGTCGCTGTTAAAACCCTCCCTAAAGAAGTGAATGTGGAGATTTCCGTAATCGCGTGGAAGGCATAA
- a CDS encoding exo-beta-N-acetylmuramidase NamZ family protein: MKLFLLHTALFGVLLTNSCGTTSKSVVKQEAAQEKPQNNANLIVPGADQLQAYLPLLKGKKVGIMGNQTSVVGEQKEHLLDVLLREEVDLKFGFAPEHGFRGDIERGEKVDNAVDSKTGLPLYTLYGGNEKQDSIVQSIDVMIFDLQDVGARFYTYITSLHRVMELCAKHNKELIVLDRPNPCGDQVDGPVRKDDKFKSNVSYHKIAMVHGLTVGELAKMINGEKWLEGGKQCKVTVIPVENWDHGKMYELPVIPSPSLPNHLSVRLYSSLCLFEGTEISVGRGTDWPFQVVGYNNPVYGDFTYTPGEKAGMVKHVEGKGEKLYGLDLRNLNADDQKFTLKYILHFYNKMPDKSKFFSRAEFFDKLAGTDQLRKDIIAGKTEDEIRKSWEPELKEYKEMRKKYLIYPDFN, encoded by the coding sequence ATGAAACTATTTTTGCTGCATACTGCATTATTCGGAGTTCTATTAACAAATAGCTGTGGAACCACGTCAAAATCAGTGGTGAAACAAGAAGCTGCACAAGAGAAACCGCAAAACAACGCAAACCTTATTGTTCCGGGAGCCGATCAACTTCAAGCTTATTTACCCTTGCTTAAAGGGAAGAAGGTGGGGATTATGGGAAATCAAACCTCCGTTGTTGGTGAGCAAAAAGAACATTTGTTGGACGTTTTGTTGCGTGAAGAAGTTGATTTGAAATTCGGGTTTGCGCCAGAGCATGGTTTCCGTGGCGATATTGAACGTGGTGAAAAAGTAGACAACGCCGTTGATTCAAAAACAGGTCTACCTTTATATACTCTTTATGGAGGTAATGAAAAGCAGGATTCTATCGTACAGTCAATCGACGTGATGATCTTCGATTTACAGGACGTAGGCGCTCGTTTCTATACCTACATCACCTCTTTACATCGCGTGATGGAATTATGCGCAAAGCATAACAAGGAGCTAATCGTTCTGGATCGTCCGAACCCATGTGGCGACCAAGTTGACGGACCTGTTCGTAAAGACGATAAGTTTAAATCCAATGTCTCTTATCATAAGATTGCAATGGTACATGGCCTGACCGTTGGTGAACTTGCTAAGATGATCAACGGAGAGAAATGGTTAGAAGGTGGAAAACAATGCAAGGTAACTGTGATTCCTGTAGAAAATTGGGATCATGGAAAAATGTACGAGCTTCCTGTTATCCCTTCGCCAAGTTTACCGAACCACCTTTCCGTACGCCTATATTCTTCTTTATGCTTGTTCGAAGGTACAGAGATCTCCGTAGGTCGCGGTACAGATTGGCCTTTCCAGGTTGTAGGTTATAACAATCCTGTTTATGGTGATTTTACATACACCCCAGGCGAAAAAGCTGGTATGGTGAAACATGTGGAAGGTAAAGGCGAGAAATTGTATGGACTAGATCTTCGTAACCTGAATGCAGACGATCAGAAGTTCACATTAAAGTATATTCTACATTTTTATAATAAGATGCCAGACAAGTCTAAGTTCTTCAGCAGAGCTGAATTCTTTGACAAACTCGCTGGTACCGATCAATTACGTAAAGATATTATTGCTGGAAAAACCGAAGATGAAATTCGCAAGAGTTGGGAGCCGGAATTGAAAGAATATAAAGAAATGCGTAAAAAATATTTAATCTATCCTGATTTTAATTGA
- a CDS encoding glycoside hydrolase family 10 protein: protein MMRRFISLCALSAVLFTGISCGSKNKQSKAAKQNTTEIAKESQVANQVPETKDADKPTETKPVQQAAKVEKKEKVKPAFTAKLPQVPREFRAAWIATVANINWPSKNNLSTDQQKAEAIRLLDMLKENNFNAVIFQVRPSADALYNSPYEPWSYFLTGQIGKAPSPYYDPLEFWVEEAHKRGLELHVWLNPYRAHHSNGGSVTNESMVRKAADHVVRLRNGMYWFDPSSQKTQDHAAAVVHDIVKRYDIDGVHFDDYFYPYATYNGGADFPDDATWNAYRKAGGTLSRPDFRRDNVNKFIKRVYTEIKAEKPHVKFGLSPFGIWKPGYPAGVTGSSQYDELYADAKLWLNEGWIDYFTPQLYWPIDPPKQSFTSLLKWWQSENTHNRHLWPGLNTVEVRAPNRVEEIKRQIEVTRQVVPNSVGAVHWSIAGLTKNPSMLKALHEGPYSQRALVPASPWLSANPILKPTLMLTKQPSSVFAKWLHKQPEQVFKWVAYARYGNTWSVEILDAPQTEISFPKTKDGQKLNAIAVKPIDRLGNEGDYIGENIED from the coding sequence ATGATGAGAAGATTTATTAGTCTTTGCGCATTATCGGCGGTATTGTTTACGGGAATTTCCTGCGGTTCGAAGAACAAGCAGAGCAAGGCCGCTAAACAGAATACAACAGAAATAGCAAAGGAATCACAGGTGGCCAATCAGGTGCCTGAAACAAAAGATGCGGATAAGCCTACAGAAACAAAACCTGTGCAACAGGCGGCGAAAGTGGAGAAAAAGGAAAAGGTGAAGCCGGCTTTTACAGCAAAATTGCCACAAGTTCCACGTGAATTCCGTGCCGCCTGGATCGCAACGGTAGCCAATATCAACTGGCCAAGTAAAAACAACCTGTCGACAGATCAACAAAAAGCAGAGGCAATCCGCCTATTGGATATGCTGAAGGAAAATAACTTCAATGCAGTTATCTTTCAGGTTCGCCCTTCCGCAGATGCACTATATAATTCACCCTATGAACCATGGTCGTACTTTTTGACCGGACAAATCGGTAAAGCACCTTCGCCATACTATGATCCTTTAGAATTTTGGGTTGAAGAAGCGCATAAAAGAGGATTGGAACTGCATGTTTGGTTAAATCCTTATCGTGCTCATCATTCAAACGGTGGTTCAGTAACCAACGAGTCCATGGTAAGAAAAGCGGCAGATCATGTGGTGCGCCTTAGAAATGGTATGTACTGGTTTGATCCATCCAGCCAAAAAACGCAAGACCATGCTGCTGCGGTTGTACATGATATCGTAAAACGCTATGATATCGACGGTGTACACTTTGATGATTATTTCTATCCATATGCAACTTATAACGGAGGTGCTGACTTCCCGGACGACGCAACATGGAATGCTTATAGAAAAGCGGGAGGTACTTTAAGCCGTCCTGATTTCCGCAGAGATAACGTAAATAAGTTTATTAAACGCGTCTATACTGAAATTAAAGCGGAAAAACCGCATGTGAAGTTCGGTCTTAGTCCTTTTGGAATCTGGAAACCCGGCTACCCGGCAGGTGTGACAGGTTCTTCACAATACGACGAACTCTATGCTGATGCGAAACTATGGTTAAATGAGGGCTGGATCGATTATTTTACGCCTCAGCTTTATTGGCCAATTGACCCTCCAAAACAAAGCTTTACAAGCCTATTGAAATGGTGGCAGTCTGAAAATACCCATAACAGACACTTATGGCCAGGGTTAAATACAGTGGAAGTAAGAGCGCCAAACCGCGTAGAAGAGATCAAAAGACAAATTGAAGTGACGCGTCAAGTGGTTCCTAACTCGGTTGGAGCAGTGCACTGGAGCATTGCAGGTTTGACAAAAAATCCTTCCATGCTTAAAGCATTACATGAAGGTCCTTATAGCCAACGCGCTTTGGTACCCGCGTCCCCATGGTTGTCTGCGAACCCAATATTAAAGCCTACTTTGATGTTGACTAAACAACCAAGTAGCGTTTTTGCAAAATGGTTACACAAGCAGCCTGAGCAAGTATTTAAGTGGGTGGCGTATGCACGTTATGGTAACACTTGGAGCGTCGAGATATTAGATGCGCCGCAAACCGAAATTAGTTTCCCGAAAACTAAGGATGGACAAAAGCTGAATGCCATTGCCGTGAAGCCAATCGACCGACTTGGAAATGAAGGCGACTATATCGGCGAGAATATCGAAGATTAA